Proteins co-encoded in one Schaalia radingae genomic window:
- a CDS encoding heme ABC transporter ATP-binding protein translates to MRTWRSLLSRDSDLPDQPDLHTPLIDAQDVTVTIDEHTILDHVSVRVFPGEVVALVGPNGAGKSTLLSVLSGDRAPQSGTIRVAQRPIREWNAVELAQRRSVLLQRIDIAFPFTVVDVVRMGRASWAGTSKENEDEATVSAVLRKVDIEALRERTYPSLSGGERARAAFARIMAQASPLMLLDEPTAAMDIRHQELVLRLARDYAQTGCGVVIVLHALDAAAAYADRVILLHDGTVDCSGPPADVLTSERLTRVYQHPIDVFDHPHTHTPVITPRRHYAE, encoded by the coding sequence ATGAGAACCTGGCGATCCCTGCTTTCACGCGACTCTGACCTGCCCGATCAGCCAGATCTCCACACACCGCTCATCGACGCGCAGGACGTCACGGTGACAATCGATGAGCACACCATCCTCGATCACGTCAGTGTGCGCGTATTCCCCGGAGAGGTGGTCGCCCTCGTCGGTCCCAACGGAGCGGGAAAATCAACCCTGCTGTCTGTGCTGAGCGGAGATCGCGCTCCACAGTCAGGGACAATTCGCGTCGCGCAACGCCCCATCAGGGAATGGAACGCGGTGGAACTGGCACAGCGACGCTCAGTGCTCCTGCAACGTATCGACATCGCGTTCCCCTTTACTGTCGTGGACGTTGTGCGCATGGGGCGGGCATCGTGGGCCGGCACCTCCAAGGAAAACGAGGACGAGGCAACAGTTAGCGCGGTTCTGAGGAAAGTTGATATCGAGGCGCTGCGCGAGCGCACCTACCCTTCACTGTCAGGTGGTGAACGAGCCAGAGCAGCATTTGCCCGCATTATGGCGCAGGCCAGTCCTCTCATGCTGCTCGACGAGCCAACGGCGGCGATGGACATCCGACATCAGGAACTCGTCCTCAGGCTGGCACGCGACTATGCGCAGACGGGCTGCGGTGTTGTCATTGTGCTGCATGCATTGGATGCTGCAGCCGCATATGCGGACCGAGTGATCCTGCTGCACGACGGCACAGTGGACTGCTCAGGGCCGCCCGCTGACGTACTCACGTCTGAGCGTCTGACACGCGTGTACCAGCACCCCATCGACGTATTTGACCACCCTCACACGCACACTCCGGTGATCACGCCACGACGACACTATGCTGAATAA